The following coding sequences are from one Arcobacter nitrofigilis DSM 7299 window:
- the napH gene encoding quinol dehydrogenase ferredoxin subunit NapH codes for MILKNPYLILRRVSQISIMTLYILANIYGLTILQGNLSSSLIFGTIPLSDPLAVLQMIFAGALISTNIIVGASIITMFYFFIGGRVFCSWICPINLITDLSSFIRRKLRFDTIQKKQPASRNIRYWVLALSLILSTILGVSAFEFISPISMVHRGLVFGLGFGWAAILIIFLFDLFVLKNGWCGHICPLGGFYSLVGKYSFLKVTHNHIKCTECMKCKEVCHENQVLSMIGKESIPVLSGECTNCARCIEVCEDEALNFSIINRFAKK; via the coding sequence ATGATTTTAAAAAACCCATATCTTATTTTAAGAAGAGTAAGTCAAATATCAATTATGACTTTATATATTCTTGCAAATATTTATGGACTAACTATTTTACAAGGTAATTTAAGTTCATCTTTAATATTTGGAACAATTCCTTTAAGTGATCCACTTGCTGTTTTACAAATGATTTTTGCAGGTGCTTTAATTTCAACAAATATAATCGTAGGTGCATCAATAATAACAATGTTTTATTTTTTTATTGGAGGAAGAGTTTTTTGTTCATGGATTTGTCCTATTAATTTAATAACTGATTTAAGTTCATTTATTAGAAGAAAATTAAGATTTGACACCATACAAAAAAAACAACCTGCAAGTAGAAATATTAGATATTGGGTTTTAGCTTTAAGCTTAATATTGTCAACTATCTTAGGTGTAAGTGCTTTTGAATTTATTTCACCTATATCTATGGTTCATAGAGGTTTAGTTTTTGGCCTTGGATTTGGTTGGGCTGCGATACTTATCATTTTTCTTTTTGATCTTTTTGTTTTAAAAAATGGATGGTGTGGTCATATTTGTCCTCTTGGTGGATTTTATTCACTTGTGGGTAAATATAGCTTTTTAAAAGTTACTCATAACCATATAAAATGCACTGAATGTATGAAGTGTAAAGAAGTATGCCATGAGAATCAGGTTTTATCAATGATAGGAAAAGAGTCAATCCCTGTTCTATCAGGTGAGTGTACTAATTGTGCTAGATGTATTGAAGTTTGTGAAGATGAGGCTTTAAATTTTTCAATAATCAATAGATTTGCAAAAAAATAG
- the napG gene encoding ferredoxin-type protein NapG has protein sequence MNNDRREFLLKSARTVGLVCLSGLIWSAYVDELTASKLILRPPGALKEKDFLSTCIKCGLCVEACPFDTLKLAKPGDNKPLGTPFFNPRDIPCYMCIDIPCVPVCPTNALDEKLVSTNGKLDINSAQMGVAIVDSQSCIAFWGIQCDACYRACPILGQAITIEYEKNERTGKHSFMKPVVHTDVCTGCGLCERACVTQKASIFVLPREVALGKAGDYYVKGWDEKDQRRVKNAKEIKTTTKISKDKAIDSLNDMGDLLDD, from the coding sequence ATGAATAATGATAGAAGAGAATTTCTTTTAAAAAGTGCAAGAACAGTAGGTCTTGTATGCCTTAGTGGTTTAATTTGGAGTGCTTATGTTGATGAATTAACTGCCTCTAAATTAATACTTAGACCGCCAGGTGCATTAAAAGAAAAAGATTTTTTATCAACATGTATCAAATGTGGATTGTGCGTTGAAGCATGCCCTTTTGATACTCTAAAACTAGCAAAGCCAGGAGATAATAAGCCTCTTGGAACACCATTTTTTAACCCAAGGGATATACCTTGTTATATGTGTATAGATATCCCATGTGTTCCTGTTTGTCCAACTAATGCCTTAGATGAAAAATTAGTTAGTACAAATGGAAAACTGGATATCAATAGTGCTCAAATGGGTGTTGCCATTGTGGATAGCCAAAGCTGTATTGCTTTTTGGGGTATACAATGTGATGCATGTTATAGAGCCTGCCCAATATTGGGTCAAGCTATTACTATTGAGTATGAGAAAAATGAGAGAACAGGAAAACACTCTTTTATGAAACCAGTTGTTCATACAGATGTTTGTACTGGATGTGGCTTGTGTGAAAGAGCATGTGTTACACAAAAAGCTTCAATTTTTGTTCTACCCAGAGAAGTTGCTTTAGGAAAAGCAGGCGATTATTATGTAAAAGGTTGGGATGAGAAAGATCAAAGAAGAGTTAAAAATGCAAAAGAGATTAAAACAACAACAAAAATAAGTAAAGATAAGGCAATTGATTCTTTAAATGATATGGGGGATTTATTAGATGATTAA
- the napA gene encoding nitrate reductase catalytic subunit NapA — MTLSRREFLKSSAAASAAAAIGMNIPTSVQAKANEAEGGWRWDKAACRFCGTGCGIMLATKGGKIVAVKGDPAAPVNRGLNCIKGYFNAKIMYGADRLKQPLLRVNQKGEFDKNGEFTPISWERAFDEMEFHMKKALKEKGPEGIGIFASGQYTVMEGYAAQKMMKAGFRSNAIDPNARHCMASAVVGFYQTFGIDEPSGCYDDIELTDTVVSWGSNMAEMHPILWSRVTDRKLSNPDKVKVINLTTYRHRTSDLADTEIIFKPNSDLALWNYIAREIVYNHPEAIDWNFVKNNIIFAASPVNMGYGMRRSDEKSIVEGKYTDKEMETISKEMQKVVSKDEAPALAPYGYKEGDMMVNKNAGLKHWEISFEEYKKFLEPYNADYVTQVSKGNPDESDEDFKKKIKELADLYIEKNRKIVSFWTMGMNQHTRGSWVNTLAYNVHFLLNKQAKPGSGAFSLTGQPSACGTAREVGTFAHRLPADMMVANPKHRSIAEKVWGIPQGTLNPKGHQDIMKIHRDLEDGFMKFAWVNVCNPYQDSASASHWIKAARKMDNFIVTSDGYPGISAKVSDLILPSAMIYEKWGAYGNAERRTQHWRQQVLPVGDAMSDTWQWVELSKRFTVKDLWGEQPLLSTNGKKKLPNVIEEAKKMGYDENTTMYDILFANDKAKSYKADLDDPIQAGFDNSEVFGDNRNVVGSDGKVFGGYGFFIQKYLFEEYASFGRGHGHDLADFDTYHKVRGLKWPVVDGKETQWRFNVKYDPYAAHAVKEAGTNNSHAFYGKIAKALPFGDLNGITNKDKKPLINKAKIFARPYMDAPEMPNEEYPVWMCTGRVLEHWHSGTMTMRVPELFRAVPEALCYMHPVDAKKYGVKQGELAWVESRRGKVKARVETRGRNRPSRGLVFVPWFDEKVFINKVCLDATCPMSKQTDYKKCAVKIYKA, encoded by the coding sequence ATGACATTATCAAGAAGAGAATTCTTAAAAAGCTCAGCAGCAGCAAGTGCAGCAGCAGCTATTGGTATGAATATACCAACTTCTGTTCAAGCAAAAGCAAACGAAGCTGAAGGTGGCTGGAGATGGGATAAGGCTGCATGTAGATTTTGTGGTACTGGTTGTGGGATTATGCTTGCAACTAAAGGCGGTAAAATCGTTGCAGTAAAAGGTGACCCTGCAGCTCCAGTAAATAGAGGACTTAATTGTATTAAAGGTTACTTCAATGCAAAAATTATGTATGGTGCAGATAGATTAAAACAACCATTATTAAGAGTTAACCAAAAAGGTGAATTTGATAAAAATGGTGAGTTTACACCTATTTCTTGGGAAAGAGCATTTGATGAAATGGAATTTCATATGAAAAAAGCTCTAAAAGAGAAAGGTCCTGAAGGAATTGGTATATTTGCAAGTGGACAATATACAGTTATGGAAGGTTATGCAGCTCAAAAAATGATGAAAGCTGGTTTTAGATCAAATGCAATTGATCCAAATGCTAGACACTGTATGGCAAGTGCTGTTGTTGGTTTTTACCAAACATTTGGTATTGATGAGCCAAGTGGTTGTTATGATGATATTGAACTTACTGATACTGTTGTATCATGGGGTTCAAATATGGCAGAGATGCATCCTATTTTATGGTCAAGAGTTACAGATAGAAAATTATCAAATCCTGATAAAGTAAAAGTTATAAATCTTACTACTTATAGACATAGAACCTCAGATTTAGCTGATACTGAAATCATTTTTAAACCAAATTCAGATTTAGCATTATGGAATTATATAGCAAGAGAAATAGTTTACAATCATCCAGAAGCTATTGATTGGAATTTTGTTAAAAATAATATTATCTTTGCAGCAAGCCCAGTTAACATGGGTTATGGAATGAGAAGATCTGATGAAAAATCAATAGTTGAAGGTAAATATACAGATAAAGAGATGGAAACTATCTCAAAAGAGATGCAAAAAGTAGTATCAAAAGATGAAGCACCAGCCTTAGCTCCTTATGGATATAAAGAGGGTGATATGATGGTTAATAAAAATGCTGGATTAAAACACTGGGAAATATCTTTTGAAGAGTATAAAAAATTCTTAGAACCATATAATGCTGATTATGTTACCCAAGTGTCAAAAGGTAATCCTGATGAGTCAGATGAAGATTTTAAAAAGAAAATCAAAGAGTTAGCTGATCTTTATATTGAAAAAAATAGAAAAATTGTATCTTTTTGGACTATGGGTATGAATCAACATACAAGAGGTTCATGGGTAAATACTTTAGCTTATAATGTACACTTTTTATTAAATAAACAAGCGAAACCAGGTTCTGGAGCATTTTCACTTACAGGACAACCAAGTGCTTGTGGAACAGCTAGAGAAGTTGGAACATTTGCACATAGATTACCAGCTGATATGATGGTAGCAAATCCAAAACATAGAAGTATTGCTGAAAAAGTTTGGGGAATTCCTCAAGGAACTTTAAATCCAAAAGGTCATCAAGACATTATGAAAATTCATAGAGACTTAGAAGATGGTTTTATGAAATTTGCTTGGGTTAATGTTTGTAATCCTTACCAAGATAGTGCAAGTGCCTCACATTGGATAAAAGCAGCTAGAAAAATGGATAACTTTATTGTTACAAGTGACGGGTATCCTGGTATTTCTGCAAAAGTATCTGATTTGATTTTACCATCTGCTATGATTTATGAAAAATGGGGAGCTTATGGAAATGCTGAAAGAAGAACTCAACATTGGAGACAACAAGTATTACCAGTAGGTGATGCTATGAGTGATACTTGGCAATGGGTTGAACTATCAAAAAGATTTACAGTAAAAGATTTATGGGGTGAACAACCACTTCTAAGTACTAATGGTAAGAAAAAACTTCCAAATGTAATAGAAGAAGCTAAAAAAATGGGTTATGATGAAAATACTACTATGTATGACATCTTATTTGCAAATGACAAAGCAAAATCTTACAAAGCTGATTTAGATGATCCTATTCAAGCAGGATTTGATAACTCTGAAGTATTTGGAGATAACAGAAATGTTGTAGGAAGTGACGGAAAAGTATTTGGTGGGTATGGTTTCTTTATTCAAAAATATCTATTTGAAGAGTATGCTAGTTTTGGTAGAGGTCATGGTCATGATTTAGCTGATTTTGATACTTATCATAAAGTAAGAGGACTTAAATGGCCAGTTGTAGATGGAAAAGAGACACAATGGCGATTTAATGTTAAATATGACCCTTATGCTGCCCATGCAGTAAAAGAAGCAGGTACAAATAACTCTCATGCCTTTTACGGAAAAATTGCAAAAGCACTTCCATTTGGAGATTTAAATGGAATTACAAATAAAGATAAAAAACCTTTAATCAATAAAGCAAAAATATTTGCAAGACCATATATGGATGCACCAGAAATGCCAAATGAAGAGTATCCAGTATGGATGTGTACGGGAAGAGTTTTAGAACATTGGCATTCAGGAACTATGACTATGAGAGTTCCAGAACTTTTTAGAGCAGTTCCAGAAGCTTTATGTTATATGCACCCTGTTGATGCAAAAAAATATGGTGTAAAACAAGGTGAATTAGCATGGGTTGAATCAAGAAGAGGAAAAGTAAAAGCTAGAGTTGAAACAAGGGGAAGAAATAGACCTTCAAGAGGTTTAGTTTTTGTTCCATGGTTTGATGAAAAAGTATTTATAAATAAAGTTTGTTTGGATGCAACTTGCCCAATGTCAAAACAAACAGATTATAAAAAATGTGCTGTAAAAATTTATAAAGCATAA
- a CDS encoding glycosyl transferase, with amino-acid sequence MDFHTFIRAVGTGPKSNRELTQEEMKDCIRQILNQEVSSEIIVAFLLGWRVRLETNAELKATLDVCNEYITKVNIPNSIELGFPYDGKTDATYLFPLVGKYLKKFDLNIVVSGDLMQPAKSGITIKDIATNIKLDDNIHYFDRSEFLPKLSAITNLRRILKLRSAFNTVEKLLNPANSRFALTSAYHKPYVEKYSEIFASNYEKFVVVKAAEGRPEIFNKSKAWVKTQNGLEEFIIDPEYYGINYNKTFEKITLEEAIEEINNPSADLEKLAKLNAALHLFCANKADDINSAYEMLDL; translated from the coding sequence ATGGATTTTCATACATTTATAAGAGCAGTTGGAACAGGTCCTAAATCAAATAGAGAATTAACGCAAGAAGAGATGAAAGATTGTATTAGACAAATACTTAATCAAGAAGTCTCAAGTGAAATTATAGTTGCCTTTTTATTGGGTTGGAGAGTAAGACTTGAAACAAATGCAGAACTAAAAGCTACATTAGATGTATGTAATGAATATATCACAAAGGTAAATATACCAAACTCTATTGAACTTGGATTTCCTTATGATGGTAAAACAGATGCAACATATCTTTTCCCTCTTGTTGGAAAGTATTTAAAAAAGTTTGATTTGAATATTGTAGTAAGTGGAGATTTGATGCAACCAGCTAAAAGTGGTATTACAATAAAAGATATCGCTACAAATATAAAACTTGATGATAATATTCACTATTTTGATAGGAGTGAATTTCTACCAAAATTGAGTGCAATTACTAATTTAAGAAGAATATTAAAATTAAGAAGTGCATTTAATACGGTTGAAAAACTTCTTAATCCTGCAAATTCAAGATTTGCTTTAACTTCTGCTTATCATAAACCCTATGTGGAAAAGTATAGTGAAATATTTGCTTCAAATTATGAAAAATTTGTTGTAGTAAAAGCAGCAGAAGGAAGACCTGAGATTTTTAATAAATCAAAAGCTTGGGTAAAAACTCAAAATGGACTTGAAGAGTTTATTATAGACCCAGAATATTATGGAATAAATTACAATAAAACTTTTGAAAAGATTACTTTAGAAGAAGCAATAGAAGAGATTAATAATCCAAGTGCTGATTTAGAAAAACTTGCAAAACTAAATGCAGCATTACATCTATTTTGTGCAAACAAAGCAGATGATATAAATAGTGCTTATGAGATGTTAGATTTATGA
- a CDS encoding precorrin-2 dehydrogenase/sirohydrochlorin ferrochelatase family protein — MSNFPISLNLENKKILVIGAGKIATSKIKKLLDFTNEITILAPNINEELEKLDIKTLKKEYEREDIEGFNIVIACIDDINLQKEIYKHTREKSILYNCADVFELCDFTFSSIIKKDDLVISISTSGTSPAFSKDLRKYLDKIIPNSVGNFLKEMKKLRDTLPKGEKRMEMSRKKSKEFISSWKKD; from the coding sequence ATGAGTAATTTTCCTATATCCCTAAACTTAGAAAATAAAAAGATTTTAGTAATTGGTGCTGGTAAAATAGCAACTAGCAAGATAAAGAAATTGTTAGATTTTACAAATGAAATTACTATACTTGCTCCTAATATAAATGAAGAGTTAGAAAAACTTGATATTAAAACTTTGAAAAAAGAGTATGAAAGAGAAGATATAGAAGGATTTAATATAGTAATAGCTTGTATAGATGATATAAATCTTCAAAAAGAGATTTACAAACATACAAGAGAAAAAAGTATCTTATATAATTGTGCTGATGTTTTCGAATTATGTGATTTTACATTCTCTTCAATAATTAAAAAAGATGATTTAGTAATTTCAATTTCTACTTCTGGAACATCGCCTGCTTTTTCTAAAGATTTAAGAAAATATTTAGATAAGATTATTCCAAATAGTGTTGGGAATTTCTTAAAAGAGATGAAAAAATTAAGAGATACTTTGCCTAAAGGTGAAAAGAGAATGGAAATGTCAAGAAAAAAAAGTAAAGAGTTTATTTCTTCTTGGAAAAAAGATTAA
- the cobA gene encoding uroporphyrinogen-III C-methyltransferase, whose translation MGKVYLTGAGPGDPELLTVKAINAIKNADIIVYDRLVNKEILNYARKDVVLKYVGKENKKHTVPQEEINEILFQASQQYENVVRLKGGDPFVFGRGGEEAIYLFERDVKFEIIPGISSSVAVASYAGIPVTHRGITTSFRVVTGHETPNKKISQIEWQTFLNDETIVFLMGLHNIGLISSKLISLGKDKDYPCAVISKGTTKEQKVVTGTLENIVEKSKGLEAPAIIIVGKVVNLREQLKWFD comes from the coding sequence GTGGGAAAAGTTTATTTAACAGGTGCTGGTCCTGGTGACCCTGAATTATTAACAGTAAAAGCTATAAATGCAATAAAAAATGCAGATATAATAGTTTATGATAGATTAGTAAATAAAGAGATACTAAATTATGCAAGAAAAGATGTTGTTTTAAAATATGTTGGAAAAGAGAATAAAAAGCACACTGTTCCCCAAGAAGAGATAAATGAAATACTTTTTCAAGCTTCACAACAATATGAAAATGTGGTTAGATTAAAAGGTGGAGATCCTTTTGTATTTGGCAGGGGAGGAGAAGAAGCAATTTACTTATTTGAAAGAGATGTAAAATTTGAAATAATACCAGGAATTAGTTCCTCTGTTGCCGTTGCATCATATGCAGGAATTCCTGTAACTCATAGGGGAATCACTACTTCATTTAGAGTAGTAACAGGACATGAAACACCAAATAAGAAAATTTCTCAAATAGAATGGCAAACTTTTTTAAATGATGAAACAATAGTATTCTTAATGGGCTTGCATAATATTGGTTTAATTAGTTCAAAACTAATAAGTCTTGGAAAAGATAAAGATTACCCATGTGCTGTTATTTCAAAGGGAACAACAAAAGAGCAAAAAGTAGTAACTGGAACTTTAGAAAATATTGTTGAGAAATCTAAAGGTCTAGAAGCACCTGCTATTATAATAGTGGGAAAAGTTGTAAACTTAAGAGAACAATTAAAGTGGTTTGATTAA
- a CDS encoding type IV pili methyl-accepting chemotaxis transducer N-terminal domain-containing protein, whose protein sequence is MKTNKISTKIKLIGALFIFLMAMIIFTTVYLNDKNKKDALVINIVGKERMLTQKISKNIFYLFYTKKTNFSELNSATEEFIQNLQSLKNGNKLLGIPAVPNDKIGQQVYKVEILWKEFFHNIEEFKKLQVKTDEDSLKLLNSAVEAIYNTNNNLLQEVDNLVSMYTIYTENKTILIKNFQYAAAFLIIVLIIYSFTQLKSIEENANKFLEFSKKIATEENEQLKPISIDANEKEILEVTDTFNCFINKINSAMNDSSVAMEYSKNASSKLEEITDEFDKILDELENSSEVNKTINKSEDMIIQSTEDLINSTKKLQELRNELNSLVIGRKTKI, encoded by the coding sequence TTGAAAACAAATAAAATAAGTACAAAAATAAAATTAATAGGTGCTTTATTTATATTCTTAATGGCAATGATAATATTTACTACTGTTTATTTAAATGATAAAAATAAAAAAGATGCTTTAGTTATCAATATTGTCGGAAAAGAGAGAATGCTTACTCAAAAAATATCAAAAAATATTTTTTATCTTTTTTATACAAAAAAAACTAACTTTTCAGAATTAAATAGTGCAACAGAAGAGTTTATTCAAAATTTACAATCTTTAAAAAATGGAAATAAACTATTAGGAATACCAGCTGTTCCAAATGACAAAATTGGACAACAAGTATATAAAGTAGAAATTTTATGGAAAGAGTTTTTTCACAATATAGAAGAGTTCAAAAAATTACAAGTAAAAACTGATGAAGATAGTCTAAAACTTTTAAATTCAGCTGTTGAAGCAATTTATAACACCAATAATAATTTACTACAAGAAGTTGATAATTTAGTTAGTATGTATACCATTTATACGGAAAATAAAACTATTTTAATCAAAAACTTTCAATATGCTGCAGCTTTCTTAATCATTGTACTAATTATATATAGTTTTACACAATTAAAAAGTATCGAAGAAAATGCAAATAAATTTTTAGAATTTTCAAAAAAAATAGCTACCGAAGAAAATGAACAATTAAAACCTATTTCTATTGATGCAAATGAAAAAGAGATATTAGAGGTAACAGATACTTTTAACTGTTTTATAAATAAGATAAATTCAGCCATGAATGATTCATCTGTAGCAATGGAATATTCAAAAAATGCCAGTTCAAAATTAGAAGAGATAACTGATGAGTTTGATAAAATTTTAGATGAACTTGAAAACTCTTCTGAGGTAAATAAAACAATAAATAAAAGTGAAGATATGATTATTCAATCTACAGAAGATTTGATTAATTCAACAAAAAAACTTCAAGAATTAAGAAATGAATTAAATAGTTTAGTTATTGGTCGCAAAACAAAAATATAA
- a CDS encoding Crp/Fnr family transcriptional regulator — protein MDKLKSISQLDFFSELKEKEIEELSTISNLITYPKNSILYYEDEIKENILFLVDGLIKIYKYDKFENEIFLYHIYKNSMISELTSVNNSSIYCFSNAEFVEDSIVLSINFEKFKEMFLSRNILSIKLIETLLEKTHQLQCIVNRELVFDSTAKVAFMIYNDLAMFNKLKRQEVSFMLHIQPETLSRVLKKLTRNGSIAIEKSEVIVLNKEQLESTFRGVGI, from the coding sequence GTGGACAAATTAAAGAGTATTTCTCAATTAGATTTTTTTTCCGAATTAAAAGAAAAAGAAATTGAAGAATTATCTACTATATCTAATTTAATTACTTATCCTAAAAATTCAATACTTTATTATGAAGATGAGATAAAAGAAAATATTCTTTTCTTAGTTGATGGTCTTATAAAAATATATAAGTATGATAAATTTGAAAATGAAATATTTTTGTATCACATTTACAAAAATTCAATGATTTCTGAGTTAACTTCTGTAAATAACAGTAGTATTTATTGTTTTTCAAATGCTGAGTTTGTAGAAGATTCTATTGTATTATCAATAAATTTTGAGAAATTTAAAGAGATGTTTTTATCTAGAAATATTTTATCAATAAAATTGATTGAAACCCTTTTAGAAAAAACCCATCAATTGCAATGTATCGTAAATCGGGAATTAGTTTTTGATTCAACAGCAAAAGTTGCATTTATGATTTATAATGATCTTGCCATGTTTAATAAATTAAAAAGACAAGAAGTCTCTTTTATGTTACATATTCAGCCAGAAACCCTTTCTAGGGTTTTAAAAAAACTTACAAGAAATGGATCTATTGCTATTGAAAAAAGTGAAGTTATAGTTTTAAATAAAGAACAACTAGAATCAACCTTCAGAGGAGTTGGAATTTGA
- the moaA gene encoding GTP 3',8-cyclase MoaA — translation MLKDGHGRVVDYLRVSVTERCNFRCQYCMPEKPFSWVPKEELLSYEELFEFIKVCIDGGVKKVRITGGEPLLRDGLDNFIRMISEYKNDIDLALTTNGYLLPKVAQKLADAGLKRLNISLDSLKPEVAQKVAQKDILKTVLKGIEAADKAGLKIKINTVPMQGINDSELCDIIEFCKTRGYAVRFIEFMENDHAKFGAKGYNSTQIQDILKTKYKFEKQERNGTSPSQNYIMDDGYVFGIIEPHKDDFCANCNRIRLTASGVLIPCLYFEDSQSIKEAIKNKDIDKATAILKDVLLNKPEKNRWSENSEISTRAFYETGG, via the coding sequence ATGTTAAAAGATGGACATGGTAGAGTAGTTGATTATTTAAGAGTATCAGTAACTGAAAGATGTAATTTTAGATGTCAATATTGTATGCCAGAAAAACCATTTTCATGGGTTCCTAAAGAGGAACTTTTATCATATGAAGAGTTATTTGAATTTATAAAAGTATGTATTGATGGTGGAGTTAAAAAAGTAAGAATTACAGGTGGAGAACCTCTTTTAAGAGATGGTTTAGATAACTTTATAAGAATGATATCTGAGTATAAGAATGATATTGATTTAGCTTTAACTACAAATGGATATTTACTTCCTAAAGTAGCACAAAAATTAGCAGATGCAGGATTAAAAAGATTAAATATATCTTTAGATAGTTTAAAACCAGAAGTTGCACAAAAAGTTGCACAAAAAGATATATTAAAAACAGTTCTAAAAGGAATTGAAGCAGCCGATAAAGCAGGCTTGAAAATAAAGATCAATACAGTTCCAATGCAAGGCATAAATGATAGTGAACTTTGCGATATCATAGAATTTTGTAAAACAAGAGGTTATGCTGTTAGATTTATTGAATTTATGGAAAATGATCATGCTAAATTTGGTGCTAAAGGATATAATTCTACTCAAATTCAAGATATCTTAAAAACAAAATATAAATTTGAAAAACAAGAGAGAAATGGTACTTCTCCTTCTCAAAATTATATTATGGATGATGGTTATGTTTTTGGAATAATAGAACCCCACAAAGATGATTTTTGTGCAAATTGTAATCGTATTAGACTTACTGCAAGTGGTGTTTTAATACCTTGTTTATATTTTGAAGATTCACAAAGTATAAAAGAGGCAATTAAAAATAAAGATATAGATAAAGCAACAGCGATTCTAAAAGATGTATTGTTAAATAAACCAGAAAAAAACAGATGGTCAGAAAATTCAGAAATTTCAACACGTGCTTTTTATGAAACAGGTGGATGA
- a CDS encoding ABC transporter ATP-binding protein, which translates to MNIIDFENIHVSYDDKLILKELNLKIEDNQHWAILGANGSGKSTLIKLISSQIHPRQNYPHKKLILGKERYSLFDLRKAMGIITNDLHNYFYDQGNFLTAYEVVLSGYYSSIGIFEHQDFTQEQHDKANEILEYLEITDLRDKIVAKMSTGQLRKCIIGRALIHEPKAFILDEPTVGLDIKAQLNFIKLLRKLSQKANIILVTHHLEEIFEEISHVALIKDQTIFKQGKKEDILNSENISDTFGLKLKINSSNNRYFIEEV; encoded by the coding sequence ATGAATATTATAGATTTTGAAAATATACACGTGAGTTATGATGATAAACTTATATTAAAAGAGCTCAATTTAAAAATAGAAGATAATCAGCATTGGGCTATTTTGGGGGCAAATGGAAGTGGTAAATCTACCCTTATAAAACTAATCTCTTCTCAAATTCATCCAAGACAAAATTATCCACATAAAAAATTAATTTTAGGAAAAGAAAGATACTCACTATTTGATTTAAGAAAAGCTATGGGAATAATCACAAATGATTTACACAACTATTTTTATGACCAAGGAAATTTTTTAACTGCTTATGAAGTTGTGCTTAGTGGATATTATAGTTCAATTGGAATATTTGAACATCAAGATTTCACTCAAGAACAACATGACAAAGCAAATGAGATATTGGAATATCTTGAAATCACTGACTTAAGAGATAAAATAGTAGCAAAAATGAGTACAGGACAACTTAGAAAATGTATCATTGGGCGGGCATTAATTCATGAACCAAAGGCTTTTATTTTGGATGAACCAACAGTTGGACTTGATATAAAAGCCCAATTAAATTTTATAAAACTATTAAGAAAACTAAGTCAAAAAGCAAATATTATTTTAGTAACACATCATCTTGAAGAAATTTTTGAAGAGATTAGCCATGTAGCTTTAATAAAAGATCAAACAATATTTAAACAAGGGAAAAAAGAAGATATTTTAAATTCAGAAAATATCTCTGATACTTTTGGTTTAAAATTGAAAATTAATTCATCAAATAATAGGTATTTTATAGAAGAAGTATAA
- the rpsO gene encoding 30S ribosomal protein S15, with protein sequence MALDQEVKNSIIEKYRRDEKDTGSCEVQVAILTEQIRVLTEHLKINKKDHSSRLGLLKMVGKRKRLLKYLRNTEYARFVELVADLGIRAK encoded by the coding sequence ATGGCTTTAGATCAGGAAGTAAAAAATAGTATTATCGAAAAATACAGAAGAGATGAAAAAGATACAGGTTCTTGTGAAGTTCAAGTTGCAATTTTAACTGAGCAAATCAGAGTTTTAACTGAACACTTAAAAATCAACAAAAAAGATCACTCATCAAGATTAGGTCTTTTAAAAATGGTTGGTAAAAGAAAAAGATTATTAAAATATCTTAGAAATACTGAGTATGCTAGATTTGTTGAATTAGTTGCAGATTTAGGAATCAGAGCTAAGTAA